In Vibrio japonicus, one DNA window encodes the following:
- the cysI gene encoding assimilatory sulfite reductase (NADPH) hemoprotein subunit gives MTFSTENNKQVVLDEELGPLSDNERLKRESNFLRGTIEQDLEDRITGGFTADNFQLIRFHGMYQQDDRDIRNERAKQKLEPLHNVMLRARMPGGIINPTQWLAIDKFATEHSLYGSIRLTTRQTFQFHGVLKPNIKLMHQTLNSIGIDSIATAGDVNRNVLCTTNPVESELHQEAYEWAKKISEHLLPKTRAYAEIWLDGEKVETTDEEPILGSNYLPRKFKTTVVIPPQNDVDVHANDLNFVAIAESGKLVGFNVLVGGGLAMTHGDTATYPRRADDFGFIPLEKTLDVAAAVVTTQRDWGNRSNRKNAKTKYTLDRVGTDVFKAEVEKRAGVTFGESRPYEFTERGDRIGWVEGIDGKHHLTLFIENGRLLDYPGKPLKTGVAEIAKIHKGDFRMTANQNLIVAGVAKSQKAKIEKIAVEHGLMDASVSEQRKNSMACVAFPTCPLAMAEAERFLPEFVTDVESILEKHGLPKEDNIILRVTGCPNGCGRAMLAEIGLVGKAPGRYNLHLGGNRGGTRIPKMYKENITDKQILEEIDQLVGRWAKEREEGECFGDFTIRAGIIEEVFVSKRDFYA, from the coding sequence ATGACTTTTTCTACTGAAAATAATAAGCAGGTTGTATTAGACGAAGAGCTAGGACCACTTTCTGATAACGAACGCCTAAAAAGAGAAAGTAACTTTTTGCGCGGTACGATCGAGCAAGATCTAGAAGACCGTATTACTGGTGGCTTTACGGCGGATAACTTCCAGCTGATCCGTTTCCACGGTATGTATCAGCAGGATGACCGAGATATCCGTAACGAGCGTGCAAAGCAAAAGCTAGAGCCACTACATAACGTGATGTTACGTGCTCGTATGCCAGGTGGGATTATCAATCCTACTCAATGGTTGGCGATTGATAAATTCGCGACGGAGCACTCTCTGTATGGAAGTATTCGTTTAACTACTCGTCAAACGTTTCAGTTCCACGGTGTGTTAAAACCAAACATCAAGTTGATGCACCAAACGCTAAACAGTATTGGTATTGACTCAATCGCGACAGCGGGTGATGTGAACCGTAACGTGTTGTGTACTACTAACCCAGTGGAGTCGGAGCTACACCAGGAAGCTTACGAGTGGGCGAAGAAGATCAGTGAGCATCTTTTACCTAAAACTCGCGCTTATGCTGAAATCTGGTTGGATGGTGAAAAAGTCGAAACAACTGACGAAGAACCAATTCTTGGTAGTAACTACCTACCTCGTAAATTCAAAACCACAGTAGTGATTCCGCCGCAAAATGATGTCGACGTTCACGCGAACGACCTCAACTTCGTTGCAATCGCGGAAAGCGGCAAGCTGGTGGGTTTCAATGTATTGGTTGGTGGCGGTCTAGCAATGACGCACGGTGATACAGCTACTTACCCACGTCGCGCAGACGACTTTGGTTTTATCCCACTTGAGAAAACGCTCGATGTGGCTGCTGCGGTAGTGACGACTCAGCGAGACTGGGGTAATCGATCAAACCGTAAGAACGCAAAAACCAAATATACACTCGACCGTGTAGGTACTGATGTTTTTAAAGCAGAAGTTGAAAAGCGTGCAGGTGTGACATTTGGTGAAAGTCGCCCGTATGAATTTACCGAACGTGGTGACCGCATCGGTTGGGTGGAAGGTATTGATGGAAAACATCACTTAACACTATTTATTGAGAATGGACGTCTACTGGACTATCCGGGCAAGCCTCTTAAAACTGGTGTTGCAGAAATTGCTAAAATCCACAAAGGCGATTTCCGAATGACCGCGAACCAGAACTTAATTGTAGCGGGCGTGGCGAAGAGCCAGAAAGCGAAGATAGAAAAGATCGCTGTTGAACATGGTTTGATGGACGCTTCGGTGAGTGAGCAACGTAAGAACTCAATGGCATGTGTGGCATTCCCAACGTGTCCACTGGCGATGGCTGAAGCAGAACGTTTCTTACCTGAGTTTGTTACCGATGTTGAATCTATCCTAGAAAAACATGGCTTGCCGAAAGAAGACAATATTATCTTGCGTGTTACAGGCTGTCCAAACGGTTGTGGCCGAGCTATGTTGGCTGAAATCGGTCTGGTCGGTAAAGCACCGGGACGTTATAACCTGCACTTGGGTGGTAACCGTGGTGGTACGCGTATTCCTAAGATGTATAAAGAGAACATCACTGACAAACAGATTTTGGAAGAGATTGATCAGCTCGTTGGGCGCTGGGCGAAAGAGCGTGAGGAAGGTGAGTGCTTCGGTGATTTCACAATCCGAGCTGGGATCATAGAAGAGGTATTCGTATCTAAGAGGGATTTCTATGCTTGA
- a CDS encoding assimilatory sulfite reductase (NADPH) flavoprotein subunit, whose translation MSLNKNVPSQGNTSQELPSIAAPLNDQQLGSLQQTVAGLSTQQLAWVSGYFWGLAQSQPQTASASAPLTQAAVAVAAKPAGKLTIIFASQTGNAKGVAESLEQEAKSQGIDVALFDASDYKGKNLSKETHVIIVASTNGEGEAPDNAIELHEFLQSKKAPKLPNLKYGVIGLGDSSYEFFCQTGKDFDAYLSKLGATSFIDRVDCDVDYEAPASDWKAKALDKVKDDLAAGPQAEVVQLPVGQASGHSQYNKQNPYTATLLASQKITGRDSGKDVRHVEIDLEGSGLTYQPGDALGVWFENSSELANAILSKVGLSGVESVDVDGESLSIHSALVSKYEITASNPQFVTKFAELSGSKKLQKLVEDKDKLREYSANTQVVDVLAEKKTKLSAEELVGLLRRLTPRLYSIASSQTEVDEEVHLTVGLVEFDKDDEKRLGGASSFLTQRLEEGGEVKVFVENNNNFKLPQDDNTPIIMIGPGTGIAPFRSFIQERDNRDAEGKNWLFFGDRTFTQDFLYQVEWQKYLKSGLLNRLDVAFSRDQVEKVYVQHRILENAAQVWQWIQDGAYIYVCGDATRMAKDVHDALVIVAEQEGKMPRDDAEQFINDLRKAKRYQRDVY comes from the coding sequence ATGTCTTTAAACAAGAATGTTCCCTCTCAAGGAAACACATCACAAGAATTACCGTCAATTGCTGCTCCTCTAAACGATCAGCAGCTTGGCTCATTACAACAAACGGTAGCAGGTCTATCGACACAACAGCTCGCTTGGGTGAGTGGTTATTTCTGGGGTTTAGCACAGTCTCAACCTCAGACAGCTTCGGCGTCTGCTCCACTAACGCAAGCAGCCGTTGCGGTTGCTGCTAAACCAGCGGGTAAGTTGACGATTATTTTCGCTTCTCAAACGGGGAATGCGAAGGGTGTCGCTGAATCACTTGAGCAAGAAGCAAAGTCGCAAGGTATCGACGTTGCGCTGTTTGACGCTAGTGACTACAAAGGAAAGAACCTTTCGAAAGAGACCCACGTGATTATTGTGGCGTCGACTAACGGTGAAGGTGAAGCACCAGATAACGCTATTGAGCTCCATGAGTTCTTGCAATCGAAGAAAGCACCTAAGCTGCCAAACCTGAAATACGGTGTGATTGGCTTGGGTGATTCAAGCTATGAGTTCTTCTGCCAAACAGGTAAAGACTTTGACGCTTATTTATCTAAGCTCGGTGCAACGTCATTTATTGATCGCGTTGATTGCGACGTTGACTACGAAGCACCTGCGTCGGATTGGAAAGCGAAAGCCCTAGACAAAGTGAAAGACGACCTAGCGGCTGGTCCACAGGCTGAAGTCGTGCAACTACCTGTTGGACAGGCGTCGGGACATTCTCAATACAACAAACAAAATCCATATACAGCAACGTTGTTAGCAAGCCAAAAGATCACGGGTCGTGATTCAGGCAAAGATGTTCGTCATGTGGAAATTGATCTTGAAGGTTCAGGCTTAACTTATCAGCCGGGCGATGCTTTGGGAGTGTGGTTTGAGAATAGCTCTGAGCTTGCGAATGCAATTTTAAGTAAAGTGGGCTTATCTGGTGTTGAAAGCGTTGATGTTGATGGCGAAAGTCTCTCTATTCATAGCGCTTTGGTAAGCAAGTATGAGATCACTGCATCCAATCCACAATTTGTAACCAAGTTCGCTGAGCTATCTGGAAGCAAAAAGCTACAAAAGCTGGTGGAAGATAAAGACAAGCTACGCGAGTACTCAGCCAATACTCAAGTTGTTGACGTATTAGCAGAGAAGAAAACCAAGCTGTCTGCGGAAGAGCTGGTTGGTTTACTGCGCCGTTTGACTCCTCGTTTGTACTCTATTGCATCGAGCCAAACAGAAGTAGATGAAGAAGTGCACCTTACCGTTGGCTTGGTTGAGTTCGACAAAGACGACGAAAAACGCTTAGGTGGAGCATCGAGCTTCCTGACTCAGCGTTTAGAAGAAGGCGGAGAAGTGAAGGTGTTCGTAGAGAACAACAATAACTTCAAACTTCCTCAAGATGATAACACTCCAATCATCATGATTGGCCCAGGTACTGGTATTGCACCATTCCGTAGCTTCATCCAAGAGCGTGATAACCGCGATGCTGAGGGCAAGAACTGGTTGTTCTTCGGTGACCGTACGTTTACCCAAGACTTCTTGTATCAGGTTGAATGGCAGAAGTACTTAAAGTCGGGCTTATTGAACCGTCTAGATGTGGCTTTTAGTCGTGACCAAGTTGAAAAAGTTTACGTACAGCACCGCATATTAGAAAACGCGGCTCAAGTATGGCAGTGGATTCAAGACGGCGCTTACATCTACGTATGTGGTGATGCGACTCGCATGGCTAAAGATGTTCATGACGCGCTGGTTATTGTCGCAGAGCAAGAAGGCAAAATGCCACGTGATGATGCTGAACAATTTATTAATGACTTACGTAAAGCAAAACGTTATCAGAGGGATGTGTACTAA
- the pspG gene encoding envelope stress response protein PspG: protein MFELIFILVFTATLLVTGVTMLTVFAAVAFSIVVMVLLGMLGAVLKLLPWLIVIAIGIWFFKSHVAQSR from the coding sequence ATGTTTGAGTTAATCTTTATTCTGGTATTTACCGCTACCCTGTTAGTGACAGGTGTAACTATGCTTACTGTATTTGCTGCGGTGGCATTTTCTATTGTTGTGATGGTATTACTTGGAATGTTGGGGGCGGTACTTAAGCTTCTTCCATGGCTAATCGTTATCGCTATAGGTATTTGGTTCTTTAAGTCCCATGTCGCCCAATCAAGGTAA